One window of the Ureibacillus sp. FSL W7-1570 genome contains the following:
- the pdhA gene encoding pyruvate dehydrogenase (acetyl-transferring) E1 component subunit alpha, whose protein sequence is MSEKIFDPKGVLQDVESKFEMFQILNENGEIVNEEYDPKLSDEDLVELMTRMVYTRILDQRSISLNRQGRLGFYAPTAGQEASQIASHYALEKDDWILPGYRDVPQIVWHGLPLWKAFLFSRGHFIGNQIPEGLNIVPPQIIIGAQYIQTAGVALGIKKRGGKNVAVTYTGDGGSSQGDFYEGINFAGAFKAPAIFFIQNNQYAISTPREIQTAAKTLAQKGIAAGIPCVQVDGMDPLAVYVATKDARNRAVAGEGPTLIETVCYRYGPHTMSGDDPTRYRTAEIDDEWAKKDPIVRFRKYLESKGLWSEEKETEVIEKAKNDIKEAIKKADEAPKQKVTDLISIMHEELPSHLKEQYEIYKAKELK, encoded by the coding sequence ATGAGTGAGAAAATTTTTGATCCAAAGGGCGTATTACAAGATGTGGAAAGTAAATTTGAAATGTTTCAAATTCTGAATGAAAACGGAGAAATCGTGAACGAAGAATATGATCCGAAATTATCAGATGAAGATTTAGTAGAATTGATGACTCGCATGGTTTATACAAGAATTTTAGACCAGCGATCCATTTCCCTGAATAGACAAGGACGGCTCGGTTTCTATGCACCTACTGCAGGACAGGAAGCTTCCCAAATCGCTTCCCATTACGCATTGGAAAAAGATGACTGGATTTTGCCTGGTTATAGGGACGTGCCACAAATCGTATGGCATGGTTTGCCGTTATGGAAAGCATTTTTGTTCAGCCGCGGCCATTTTATCGGAAACCAAATACCGGAAGGGTTGAATATTGTACCTCCTCAAATCATTATCGGTGCCCAATATATCCAAACAGCCGGTGTGGCGTTGGGAATTAAGAAGCGCGGAGGAAAAAATGTGGCGGTGACGTATACAGGCGATGGCGGATCATCACAGGGCGACTTCTATGAAGGCATCAACTTTGCAGGCGCCTTCAAAGCGCCGGCGATCTTCTTTATTCAAAACAACCAATATGCCATCTCCACTCCGCGGGAAATCCAGACAGCAGCAAAAACGCTTGCACAAAAAGGAATCGCGGCAGGTATCCCTTGTGTGCAAGTGGATGGAATGGATCCGCTTGCGGTTTATGTGGCGACGAAAGATGCCCGCAATCGCGCGGTGGCTGGGGAAGGACCAACGTTGATTGAAACGGTTTGCTACCGTTATGGTCCTCATACAATGTCCGGTGATGATCCAACGCGCTACCGCACAGCCGAAATTGATGATGAATGGGCGAAAAAAGACCCGATTGTGCGCTTCCGCAAATATTTGGAAAGCAAAGGGCTCTGGTCTGAAGAGAAAGAAACAGAAGTGATTGAAAAGGCGAAAAATGACATAAAAGAAGCGATCAAAAAAGCGGATGAAGCTCCTAAACAAAAAGTGACGGATTTAATTTCCATCATGCATGAAGAACTTCCATCCCATCTAAAAGAGCAATATGAGATTTATAAAGCAAAGGAGTTGAAATAA